One segment of Geomonas ferrireducens DNA contains the following:
- a CDS encoding DODA-type extradiol aromatic ring-opening family dioxygenase — translation MSHTFPSVFVSHGSPSIVLEDCPTRDFLKSLGGELGRPKAIVSVSAHWTTDTPRLTGHPHPPTIHDFGGFPEKLYQLRYPAPGAPALAGSVLSLLREAGIPGEIDPERGLDHGAWAPLMLIYPDADIPVVQLSVQPRLGAHHPLEMGEALRPLRDEGILILASGSATHNLGDFFGRALDAGPLPYAKEFADWLKEAVVEGRANDLVDYERLAPHARRNHPTPEHFLPLLVAMGAGGSGTVLHDGYTYGALSMAAFKWE, via the coding sequence ATGTCACACACATTTCCGTCAGTATTCGTATCGCACGGCTCTCCGTCCATCGTGCTGGAGGATTGCCCGACGCGGGATTTCCTCAAAAGTCTCGGAGGAGAGCTTGGACGCCCCAAGGCCATCGTCTCGGTCTCGGCCCACTGGACCACCGACACCCCGCGGTTGACCGGTCACCCCCATCCGCCGACCATCCACGATTTCGGGGGGTTCCCGGAGAAACTGTACCAGCTGCGCTATCCCGCTCCAGGCGCTCCCGCACTAGCCGGGAGCGTCCTTTCCCTGCTGCGGGAAGCGGGGATCCCCGGCGAAATTGACCCGGAACGCGGCCTGGACCACGGCGCCTGGGCGCCGCTCATGCTCATCTACCCGGATGCCGACATCCCGGTGGTGCAGCTCTCGGTGCAGCCCCGGCTCGGAGCCCATCATCCCCTGGAAATGGGCGAGGCCCTGCGTCCATTGCGGGACGAGGGGATCCTGATCCTCGCCAGCGGCTCCGCCACGCACAACCTCGGCGACTTCTTCGGCCGCGCGCTCGACGCCGGACCTTTGCCCTACGCGAAGGAATTCGCCGACTGGCTGAAGGAGGCCGTAGTGGAAGGACGGGCGAACGACCTGGTCGACTACGAGCGGCTCGCCCCCCACGCGCGGCGCAACCACCCCACCCCGGAGCATTTCCTCCCCCTGCTGGTCGCGATGGGGGCCGGAGGGAGCGGCACCGTGCTGCACGATGGTTACACCTACGGCGCCCTATCCATGGCCGCCTTCAAATGGGAGTGA
- a CDS encoding nitroreductase family protein: MKTAYRDAIKNRRTFYALEKEQVTSDERIRELVGEAVQHVPSSFNSQSSRVLILLGAEHDKLWDITKTELKKIVPPETFAGTQQKIDGAFRSGYGTVLYFEDTDVVQGLQESFPAYSENFPVWSQQSSGMLQFAVWTALEAEGWGASLQHYNPVIDDAVKQQWHVPASWKLVAQMPFGKPAAAPGEKAFASIEGRVKLYS, from the coding sequence ATGAAAACCGCATACAGGGACGCCATCAAAAACCGCAGGACTTTTTACGCGCTGGAGAAGGAACAGGTGACAAGCGACGAGCGGATCCGCGAGCTTGTCGGGGAAGCGGTGCAGCACGTGCCGTCCTCTTTCAATTCGCAGAGCAGCCGGGTGCTCATCCTGCTCGGTGCGGAACACGACAAGCTCTGGGACATCACCAAGACCGAACTGAAGAAGATCGTGCCGCCGGAAACCTTTGCCGGTACGCAGCAGAAGATCGACGGCGCCTTCCGCAGCGGCTACGGCACCGTCCTGTACTTCGAGGACACCGATGTTGTGCAAGGCCTGCAGGAGAGCTTTCCGGCGTACAGCGAGAACTTCCCGGTCTGGTCGCAGCAGTCCTCAGGGATGCTCCAGTTCGCTGTATGGACGGCCCTCGAGGCCGAAGGATGGGGTGCCTCGCTGCAGCACTACAACCCGGTGATCGACGACGCGGTAAAGCAGCAGTGGCATGTCCCGGCAAGCTGGAAGCTCGTCGCCCAGATGCCCTTCGGCAAACCGGCGGCGGCACCGGGAGAGAAGGCGTTCGCATCGATTGAAGGGCGCGTGAAACTCTACAGCTAG
- a CDS encoding acetyl-CoA hydrolase/transferase C-terminal domain-containing protein, with protein MSELHNRIRKSSLHERITTVDQVIPMFKHGMNVGWSGFTPAGYPKMVPIALADHVEKNNLQGKLRFNLFIGASVGVETEDRWASLDMIDRRWPYQTGKNIQAGINSGRIRMGDKHLSMFAQDLGYGFYTKENGGRLDIAIIECSAITERGELVLTASCGAVPEIVQIADKIIIEVNTSIPNFEGLHDIVEPINPPNRLPYLICRVDDRAGSPYVRVDNDKIVAIVESNRPDNGRAFSEQDDTSEAIANNIIDFFSAEVKAGRLPKNLLPLQSGVGSIANAVIGGLANGPFTGLKVWTEVLQDTMLDFFDSGKLDFASTVSLSFSVDGFKRFYENWDKYSNKVMMRPLSIANHPEPIRRLGCIAMNTPVEFDIYAHANSTLVGGTRMINGIGGSGDFLRNAFLSIMHTPSARPTKTDPTGITCVVPHVPHVDHTEHDLDVLVTEQGLADLRGLSPKSRAQLIIDKCAHPDYKPLLQEYFDIAKKDCIERKAGHEPQLLDRVFKMQVNLAKNGTMKIDNWDV; from the coding sequence ATGTCCGAATTGCACAACAGGATCAGGAAGTCGAGCCTTCACGAGCGGATCACCACCGTGGACCAGGTCATCCCCATGTTCAAGCATGGCATGAACGTGGGCTGGTCCGGGTTCACCCCGGCCGGCTATCCTAAGATGGTCCCGATCGCCCTTGCCGACCACGTCGAGAAGAACAACCTGCAGGGGAAACTGAGGTTCAACCTCTTCATCGGCGCATCCGTCGGCGTCGAGACCGAGGACCGCTGGGCCTCCCTCGACATGATCGACCGCCGCTGGCCCTACCAGACCGGCAAGAACATCCAGGCCGGCATCAACTCCGGGCGCATCCGCATGGGCGACAAACACCTCTCCATGTTCGCACAGGACCTCGGCTACGGCTTCTACACCAAGGAAAACGGTGGGCGCCTCGACATCGCCATCATCGAGTGCTCTGCCATCACCGAGAGGGGTGAGCTGGTGCTGACCGCCTCCTGCGGCGCGGTACCCGAAATCGTGCAGATCGCCGACAAGATCATCATCGAGGTCAACACCTCGATCCCGAACTTCGAGGGACTCCACGACATCGTCGAGCCGATCAACCCGCCGAACCGCCTCCCCTACCTGATCTGCCGCGTCGACGACCGTGCCGGTTCCCCCTACGTCCGCGTCGACAACGACAAGATCGTCGCCATCGTCGAGTCGAACCGTCCGGACAACGGCCGCGCCTTCAGCGAGCAGGACGACACCTCCGAGGCGATCGCGAACAACATCATCGACTTCTTCTCCGCCGAGGTTAAGGCGGGCCGCCTGCCTAAGAACCTCCTCCCGCTGCAGTCCGGCGTCGGCTCCATCGCCAACGCGGTCATCGGCGGCCTCGCCAACGGCCCCTTCACCGGCCTGAAGGTCTGGACCGAGGTGCTGCAGGACACCATGCTCGACTTCTTCGACTCCGGGAAACTCGACTTCGCCTCCACCGTCTCCCTCTCCTTCTCCGTGGACGGCTTCAAGCGCTTCTACGAGAACTGGGACAAGTACAGCAACAAGGTGATGATGCGCCCGCTCTCCATCGCGAACCACCCTGAACCGATCCGTCGTCTCGGGTGCATCGCCATGAACACCCCGGTCGAGTTCGACATCTACGCGCACGCCAACTCCACGCTGGTCGGCGGCACCAGGATGATCAACGGCATCGGCGGCTCGGGTGACTTCCTGAGGAACGCCTTCCTCTCCATCATGCACACCCCGTCGGCCCGTCCGACCAAGACCGACCCGACCGGCATCACCTGCGTCGTTCCGCACGTGCCGCACGTCGACCACACCGAGCACGACCTCGACGTGCTGGTCACCGAGCAGGGTCTTGCCGACCTGCGCGGCCTGAGCCCGAAAAGCCGCGCGCAGCTCATCATCGACAAGTGCGCGCACCCGGACTACAAGCCGCTGCTGCAGGAGTACTTCGACATAGCGAAGAAGGACTGCATCGAAAGAAAGGCAGGCCACGAGCCGCAGCTCCTCGACCGCGTCTTCAAGATGCAGGTCAACCTCGCCAAGAACGGCACCATGAAGATCGACAACTGGGACGTCTAG
- a CDS encoding TetR/AcrR family transcriptional regulator — protein MEKTGIHKKLMEVGTQLFAERGVNGVSIRELSLAAGTSISMISYHFGSKEGLYSAVLQEQFACFAEIHEIRRQVSDPVEMIESYLRWTFQRHRNNPHLLRFYTSELTNPTPFFETLVGPVIDEVIVIMSEAIAQGQQQGKFRGNVDPANAALALAGMVNYFFLSLQATKKLISQSPEQDESLVRQYLEIFIRGIGV, from the coding sequence ATGGAGAAAACCGGGATTCACAAGAAGCTTATGGAGGTGGGGACGCAGCTTTTCGCGGAGCGGGGTGTGAACGGCGTCAGCATAAGGGAGCTTTCCCTGGCGGCTGGGACCAGCATCTCGATGATCTCCTACCATTTCGGGAGCAAGGAAGGGCTTTACTCGGCGGTTTTGCAGGAGCAGTTCGCCTGCTTCGCCGAGATACACGAGATCCGGCGCCAGGTTTCCGATCCGGTGGAGATGATCGAGAGTTACCTGCGCTGGACCTTCCAGAGGCACCGCAACAACCCGCACCTGTTGCGCTTTTACACGAGCGAACTGACGAACCCCACGCCGTTTTTCGAGACGCTGGTGGGGCCGGTCATCGATGAGGTGATCGTGATCATGTCGGAGGCGATCGCGCAGGGGCAGCAGCAGGGGAAATTCCGGGGGAATGTGGACCCTGCCAATGCGGCGCTCGCGTTGGCGGGCATGGTTAACTACTTCTTTTTGAGCCTGCAGGCGACCAAGAAGCTGATCAGCCAGTCGCCGGAGCAGGACGAGAGCCTGGTGCGGCAGTACCTGGAGATCTTCATCCGCGGCATCGGCGTGTAG
- a CDS encoding substrate-binding domain-containing protein produces the protein MLIASTIGPIDAGIVSALEDAFEKETGVRVRHVGAGTGEALKIAEGGSVDIAMVHAKALEEKFVAAGFGTERVPVMYNDFVIVGPAADPAGIKGMKSATGALRQLAAKGAPFVSRGDRSGTHVAEMELWKKADMKPEGAWYRVYEKGNEGNAPTLRYVNGNGAYTIIDRATYLSLKDEISLAVLVEGDEALLNRISVIPVSKTKFPKVNSEDVARFVAWLTAPDKGQSIIESFGREKYGSPLFFPDSQQWHKLHR, from the coding sequence TTGTTGATAGCAAGCACCATCGGTCCGATCGATGCGGGGATCGTGTCGGCCCTAGAGGACGCCTTTGAGAAGGAGACCGGGGTGCGTGTGCGTCATGTAGGCGCGGGAACGGGAGAGGCGCTCAAGATCGCGGAGGGAGGCAGCGTTGACATAGCCATGGTGCATGCGAAAGCGCTGGAGGAGAAATTCGTGGCGGCCGGCTTCGGAACGGAACGCGTCCCGGTCATGTACAACGATTTCGTAATAGTGGGGCCGGCGGCAGATCCGGCAGGAATAAAGGGGATGAAATCGGCGACCGGGGCCCTAAGACAGCTGGCGGCGAAGGGAGCCCCGTTCGTTTCGCGCGGCGACAGGTCGGGAACCCACGTGGCGGAGATGGAGCTGTGGAAGAAGGCGGACATGAAGCCGGAAGGGGCATGGTACAGGGTTTACGAGAAAGGAAACGAAGGAAATGCACCGACGCTGCGCTATGTCAACGGCAACGGCGCTTACACCATCATCGACCGCGCCACCTATCTATCCTTGAAGGATGAAATCTCACTCGCCGTCCTGGTGGAGGGGGACGAGGCGCTGCTTAACCGGATCTCCGTCATTCCTGTCAGCAAGACGAAATTCCCGAAGGTGAACAGCGAGGACGTTGCCCGGTTCGTGGCCTGGCTGACTGCACCGGATAAAGGGCAGAGCATCATCGAGTCGTTCGGCAGGGAGAAGTACGGCAGCCCCCTCTTCTTCCCGGATTCGCAGCAGTGGCACAAACTGCACCGGTAG
- a CDS encoding methyl-accepting chemotaxis protein has protein sequence MFEILCRFRIGTRLNVCFSIATMIIILLGVLGYTGTAKMLDHVKDAAGTHAKLLELAQASRADINVLRRFEKDAFINLADPAKREEYRKKWDDAMAGFQARNDEMVKLAEHPREKEMLTGVKRDSEAYAAGFRKVYEEVQGGRITTTQDANNAIGEYKKPTHQAEAQVTEFSKLMGQQMADTVAEAQTGAARIRLSIAVIAIIAATMAVILSIIITRSITVPLARLVTVADTIATGDLSRDLDVSYRDETGQLMGTMKTMTGNLRGMIGAVSSTSQQVSEAANQMHAISRQIAEEAEEVAMQSGTVSTAGEEMSATSGDIAMNCQNAAEGAQRAAQSASDGAVVVERTVAVMGQIADRVQESARTVASLGERSDQIGAIIGTIEDIADQTNLLALNAAIEAARAGEQGRGFAVVADEVRALAERTTRATREIGEMIKAIQVETKGAVTAMEQGVSQVAAGTEEAARSGEALREILEQVNAVAMQVSQIATAVEEQTATTSEISGNMHRITEIVHQTSQGANRSAVEASHLTGYAAELQNHVQRFRL, from the coding sequence ATGTTCGAGATTCTCTGCCGTTTCAGAATCGGCACCCGTCTAAACGTCTGTTTTTCCATAGCCACCATGATCATCATCCTTCTCGGCGTCCTCGGATATACCGGCACCGCGAAGATGCTCGACCACGTCAAAGACGCGGCGGGGACCCACGCGAAGCTCCTCGAACTCGCCCAGGCAAGCCGTGCCGACATCAACGTCCTGCGCCGCTTCGAAAAGGACGCCTTCATCAACCTCGCCGATCCCGCCAAGCGTGAGGAGTACCGGAAGAAATGGGACGACGCCATGGCCGGTTTCCAGGCGCGCAACGACGAGATGGTGAAACTTGCAGAACACCCCCGCGAGAAGGAGATGCTCACCGGCGTCAAGCGGGACAGCGAGGCGTACGCAGCCGGGTTCCGCAAGGTCTACGAGGAGGTGCAGGGAGGCCGGATCACCACCACCCAGGACGCCAACAACGCGATCGGCGAGTATAAAAAACCGACGCACCAGGCGGAAGCCCAGGTGACCGAATTCTCCAAGCTGATGGGCCAGCAGATGGCGGACACGGTTGCCGAGGCGCAGACCGGTGCCGCCCGCATCAGGCTCTCCATCGCCGTCATCGCCATCATCGCCGCCACCATGGCGGTCATCCTCTCCATCATCATCACCCGTTCCATCACGGTGCCCCTCGCACGGCTCGTCACGGTCGCCGACACCATAGCGACCGGCGATCTCTCGCGCGACCTCGACGTTTCCTACCGCGACGAGACCGGCCAGCTCATGGGGACCATGAAGACCATGACCGGGAACCTGCGCGGCATGATCGGCGCGGTGAGCAGCACCTCGCAGCAGGTGTCCGAAGCCGCGAACCAGATGCACGCGATCTCCCGGCAGATCGCCGAAGAGGCCGAGGAGGTGGCGATGCAGTCCGGCACCGTTTCCACCGCCGGCGAGGAGATGTCAGCGACCTCAGGCGACATCGCCATGAACTGCCAGAACGCGGCAGAAGGGGCGCAGCGCGCGGCGCAGTCGGCAAGCGACGGGGCCGTCGTCGTGGAACGCACCGTCGCCGTCATGGGACAGATCGCGGACAGGGTTCAGGAATCGGCGCGGACCGTGGCAAGCCTTGGCGAACGCTCCGACCAGATCGGGGCCATCATCGGCACCATCGAGGACATCGCGGACCAGACCAACCTGCTCGCGCTGAACGCCGCCATCGAAGCCGCGCGCGCCGGTGAGCAGGGAAGAGGTTTCGCCGTGGTGGCCGACGAGGTGCGGGCGCTCGCGGAGCGGACCACCCGCGCGACCCGCGAGATAGGGGAGATGATCAAGGCGATCCAGGTGGAGACAAAGGGTGCGGTGACCGCCATGGAGCAAGGGGTATCCCAGGTGGCGGCCGGGACCGAGGAGGCTGCCAGGTCGGGGGAAGCACTGAGGGAGATCCTGGAACAGGTGAACGCCGTCGCCATGCAGGTGAGCCAGATCGCCACCGCCGTGGAAGAACAGACGGCGACGACGAGCGAGATCTCCGGCAACATGCACCGGATCACCGAGATCGTGCACCAGACTTCGCAGGGTGCGAACCGTTCCGCGGTCGAGGCGTCCCACCTGACCGGCTACGCGGCGGAGCTCCAGAATCACGTCCAGCGCTTCCGGCTCTGA
- a CDS encoding PAS domain S-box protein has product MALLLPLLACAVQWLFWDFLQPYAYILFYPAVYVSARLGGKRIGIAATVVSGFLISYFFIPPLYSFAVIPASRAVSVLAFLVVGILFAHMQEYLQQARCGEVDAREQAQSSEEKLREARIEVLELERRLAEERLHEKEEQFRIMFMESSLGEAQMDPVAGRFLKVNPALCRMTGYREADLLHLGLPEVTRPEDREPCRASLKSLAGERGGIQAEFSLLRSDGSAVYCQVNMNLARDAEGRPASVLAVIQDVTERRRAEDALLKSEEKFALAFSGNPAAIALTRLEDGVFLDVNETWQIMTGYTREEAIGRSGRHIWPDPDSARGFVEGLRTTGTVRGWEQPFRKKDGEIFIAQLWSQLLTVGGEQVILSTLVDITPLKRAEAALRDSETRFRSIFDHAPVAIGIGAVEDGRLLEVNPAWLRLLGYRREEVLDRTAMELGIYLDEATREVVVQKVQQGAGVSQELQLRRKSGEVIDVLFSANMVAIGGSPCLLVMLNDVTIQKQAERALQKSKQEYQQLFQNMLEGVASCRMVWDASGAAEDFVFLNVNRALLHLSGLPDLTGKRISQVIPQVRETNPELLQACGRVAERGEPEHLETYLEPLEQWYAVSLYGVERGYFVALCDNITSRKREEIRKNATLELLRICNEAQRVDELLSRTARFFRDLSCCEAIGIRLRSGDDYPYCETIGLSDAFVDTQRGLCDRGVRDPQGGASLHCLCGEVIFGRCPKEAACTQRGSYWTANGTTEIEGYGKCRCHSYGYRSLALVPLHSHGERIGLFQFSDRRPGLVSAEKVALYEDLVDYIAISFSKLKADQALLEASQYNEQIIAGAQEGIIVYDRELRYQVWNPYMERFTGIEAEEILGRHPQDVLPFLEENGVVEKLARTLEGEESGAVDFPFSIESTGVSGWAVDTRAPLRNAQGEIIGVIATVRDITAERRLEEQLRQAQKMEAVGQLAGGVAHDFNNVLQVIMGYCSLLEVDPKLGEKQKGEVGQIMVSAERAAQLTKGLLAFSRKQVMEPKRVNLCDIVQHVQKFLVRIIGEDITLRAVPCQESVLAIMADSGHIEQVLINLATNARDAMSKGGTLTLKTESVEIEEGVESPFGHSEPGRYACIVMEDTGCGMDEETRGRIFEPFFTTKEVGQGTGLGMAIVYGIVKQHNGFINVYSEPGHGTTFRVYLPQLYTGLPAGSARAELPPPRGGSETLLLAEDDAEVRKLLVTVLTKFGYRVIEAEDGQQAVELFAVNRGSIALVVMDLIMPRKNGMEAGEEITRLEPAAKILYSSGYTSDFMERRGVIEQGIQLIMKPVQPVELLRKVRELLDR; this is encoded by the coding sequence GTGGCACTTCTGCTACCCTTGCTTGCCTGCGCAGTACAGTGGCTTTTTTGGGATTTCCTGCAGCCCTACGCCTACATCCTGTTCTATCCTGCCGTCTATGTCAGTGCCCGACTGGGAGGTAAGCGGATCGGCATCGCCGCGACCGTCGTCTCGGGCTTCCTGATCTCCTATTTTTTCATCCCCCCGCTTTATTCCTTCGCCGTCATCCCCGCAAGTCGGGCCGTCTCGGTCCTGGCCTTCCTGGTTGTCGGCATCCTGTTCGCCCACATGCAGGAGTACCTGCAACAGGCAAGGTGCGGCGAGGTCGACGCACGCGAACAGGCGCAAAGCTCGGAAGAGAAGCTTCGCGAAGCGCGCATCGAGGTCCTGGAGCTGGAGCGGCGCCTGGCCGAGGAGCGCCTGCATGAGAAAGAGGAACAGTTCCGGATCATGTTCATGGAGTCGAGCCTCGGCGAGGCGCAGATGGATCCGGTGGCCGGCAGGTTCCTGAAGGTCAACCCGGCGCTCTGCCGCATGACCGGTTACCGTGAGGCGGACCTCTTGCATTTGGGGCTACCCGAGGTGACCCGGCCCGAGGACCGGGAGCCCTGCAGGGCGTCTCTGAAAAGCCTCGCCGGCGAGCGCGGCGGCATACAGGCTGAATTCAGTCTCCTCCGCTCCGACGGATCGGCGGTCTATTGCCAGGTGAACATGAACCTGGCGCGGGACGCAGAGGGGCGCCCGGCATCGGTGTTGGCGGTGATCCAGGATGTGACCGAGCGGCGCAGGGCGGAAGATGCACTCCTTAAATCGGAGGAGAAGTTCGCCCTCGCCTTTTCCGGGAACCCGGCCGCCATAGCGCTTACCCGGCTCGAAGACGGGGTCTTCCTGGATGTGAACGAAACCTGGCAGATCATGACCGGGTACACCCGCGAAGAGGCCATCGGGAGGTCCGGGCGCCACATATGGCCCGATCCCGACTCGGCGCGTGGCTTCGTCGAGGGGCTGCGCACAACCGGGACGGTGCGGGGGTGGGAGCAGCCGTTCCGCAAGAAAGACGGCGAGATCTTCATTGCCCAGCTCTGGTCGCAGCTTTTGACCGTAGGTGGTGAGCAGGTCATCCTATCGACCCTGGTCGACATCACGCCGCTCAAGCGGGCGGAGGCGGCGCTTCGCGACAGCGAAACCAGGTTCAGGAGCATCTTCGATCATGCGCCGGTGGCGATCGGCATAGGCGCCGTGGAAGACGGACGCCTTTTGGAGGTCAACCCCGCCTGGCTTAGGCTTCTTGGCTACCGTCGTGAGGAGGTCCTCGATCGCACCGCGATGGAGCTAGGCATTTACCTCGATGAGGCGACCCGCGAGGTGGTCGTGCAGAAGGTGCAGCAGGGGGCGGGGGTAAGCCAGGAACTGCAGCTAAGGCGCAAGTCCGGGGAAGTGATCGACGTCCTTTTTTCCGCCAATATGGTGGCCATCGGCGGCAGCCCCTGTCTCTTGGTCATGCTGAACGACGTAACCATACAGAAGCAGGCGGAGCGCGCGCTGCAAAAGAGCAAGCAAGAGTACCAGCAGCTCTTCCAGAACATGTTGGAAGGGGTCGCCTCCTGCCGGATGGTCTGGGACGCCTCGGGTGCCGCCGAGGATTTCGTGTTCCTCAACGTAAACCGGGCTTTGCTGCATCTGAGCGGTCTTCCCGACCTCACGGGGAAACGAATCTCGCAGGTGATCCCGCAGGTCCGGGAGACGAACCCGGAACTGCTGCAGGCATGCGGCAGGGTTGCGGAACGCGGGGAGCCGGAGCACCTGGAGACCTACCTCGAACCGCTCGAGCAGTGGTACGCGGTATCACTTTACGGCGTGGAGCGGGGCTACTTCGTCGCCCTTTGCGACAACATCACCTCCAGAAAGCGGGAGGAGATCAGGAAAAACGCGACCCTGGAGCTTTTGCGCATCTGCAATGAGGCGCAGCGGGTGGATGAGCTGTTGTCACGCACGGCGCGCTTTTTCCGCGACCTTTCCTGCTGCGAGGCGATCGGCATCCGGCTGCGTAGCGGAGACGACTACCCGTACTGCGAGACCATCGGTCTTTCCGATGCCTTTGTCGACACGCAGAGGGGGCTTTGCGACCGCGGCGTTCGCGATCCCCAAGGGGGGGCATCGCTGCATTGCCTGTGCGGCGAGGTGATCTTCGGCCGCTGCCCGAAGGAGGCGGCATGCACGCAGCGGGGGAGTTACTGGACCGCGAACGGCACAACGGAAATAGAGGGGTACGGGAAGTGCCGGTGTCACAGCTATGGGTACCGCTCCCTAGCCCTGGTGCCGTTGCACTCCCACGGCGAGAGGATCGGGCTCTTCCAGTTCAGCGACCGGCGCCCGGGGCTCGTGTCGGCGGAGAAGGTCGCCCTCTACGAAGACCTCGTTGACTATATCGCGATCTCCTTCTCGAAACTGAAGGCGGATCAGGCGCTTCTCGAGGCGAGCCAGTACAACGAACAGATCATCGCCGGCGCACAGGAGGGGATCATCGTCTACGACCGGGAGCTGCGCTACCAGGTATGGAACCCTTACATGGAGCGCTTCACCGGGATCGAGGCCGAGGAGATCCTTGGGCGGCACCCGCAGGACGTCCTCCCCTTCCTGGAGGAGAACGGCGTGGTCGAAAAGCTGGCGCGTACCCTGGAGGGGGAGGAATCCGGGGCGGTGGATTTCCCCTTTTCCATAGAGAGTACCGGGGTCTCGGGATGGGCGGTCGACACGCGCGCACCTTTGCGCAACGCGCAGGGGGAGATCATCGGCGTCATCGCCACGGTGCGGGACATCACCGCCGAGCGGCGCCTTGAGGAGCAGTTAAGGCAGGCGCAGAAGATGGAGGCGGTCGGACAGCTTGCAGGCGGGGTCGCCCACGACTTCAACAACGTGCTGCAGGTGATCATGGGGTACTGCTCCCTGCTGGAGGTGGACCCGAAGCTGGGCGAAAAACAAAAGGGCGAGGTGGGGCAGATCATGGTCTCGGCGGAGCGGGCGGCGCAGCTCACCAAGGGACTCTTGGCCTTCAGCCGCAAACAGGTCATGGAACCGAAACGGGTGAACCTGTGCGATATCGTGCAGCACGTGCAGAAGTTCCTCGTGCGCATCATCGGGGAGGACATCACGCTTAGGGCCGTCCCCTGCCAGGAGAGCGTCCTCGCCATCATGGCCGACAGCGGCCATATCGAGCAGGTGCTGATAAACCTCGCCACCAACGCCCGCGACGCCATGTCAAAGGGGGGGACGCTTACCCTGAAAACTGAAAGCGTCGAGATCGAGGAGGGGGTGGAGAGCCCGTTCGGCCACAGCGAGCCGGGTCGCTACGCCTGCATCGTCATGGAGGACACCGGCTGCGGCATGGACGAGGAGACCCGCGGCAGGATCTTCGAGCCGTTCTTCACGACGAAGGAAGTCGGGCAGGGGACCGGGCTCGGCATGGCGATCGTCTACGGCATCGTGAAGCAGCATAACGGCTTCATCAACGTCTACAGTGAACCGGGACATGGCACCACCTTCAGGGTGTACCTGCCGCAGCTCTACACGGGCCTTCCGGCCGGCAGCGCGAGGGCGGAGCTCCCACCGCCGCGCGGCGGCAGCGAGACCCTGCTGCTCGCCGAGGACGACGCCGAGGTGCGCAAGCTCCTTGTCACCGTCCTCACCAAGTTCGGCTACCGGGTGATCGAGGCGGAGGACGGCCAGCAGGCGGTGGAGCTCTTCGCGGTAAACCGCGGCAGCATCGCACTTGTGGTGATGGACCTCATCATGCCCAGGAAGAACGGGATGGAGGCGGGGGAGGAGATCACCAGGCTCGAACCGGCGGCGAAGATCCTCTATTCGAGTGGCTACACCTCGGATTTCATGGAGAGACGCGGGGTGATCGAGCAGGGGATCCAGCTCATCATGAAGCCGGTGCAGCCGGTGGAGTTGCTGCGCAAGGTGCGCGAGCTGCTGGACCGCTGA
- a CDS encoding MarR family winged helix-turn-helix transcriptional regulator, which produces MDALTDYKLDKSLGHLASRFSRLVLRRFNAVLVQNEVPITSEQYSLLVQLWECNGLAQGMLAGKTAKDKTTMARLAAGLEERGLIVRLPSPNDARERLLYLTDRGKEVMDRATRLARGILEEAQQGIGAGDLEVCRDVLRRACGNLDR; this is translated from the coding sequence ATGGACGCACTTACCGACTACAAACTGGACAAATCGCTGGGGCACCTGGCCTCCCGCTTTTCGAGGCTGGTGCTCAGGCGCTTCAACGCGGTGCTCGTGCAAAACGAGGTGCCCATCACCTCGGAACAGTACTCGCTCCTCGTGCAGCTTTGGGAGTGCAACGGACTGGCCCAGGGGATGCTGGCAGGAAAGACGGCGAAGGACAAGACCACCATGGCCCGGCTTGCTGCGGGGCTCGAGGAGCGAGGGCTCATCGTCCGACTGCCAAGTCCCAACGACGCGCGCGAGCGTCTGCTCTACCTGACCGACCGGGGGAAGGAGGTCATGGACCGCGCCACCCGCCTTGCCCGTGGCATACTCGAGGAAGCCCAGCAGGGGATCGGCGCCGGGGACCTCGAGGTCTGCCGCGACGTCCTGCGCCGCGCCTGCGGCAATCTCGACCGCTAG